A single genomic interval of uncultured Pseudodesulfovibrio sp. harbors:
- a CDS encoding PTS sugar transporter subunit IIA, which produces MKLGDYLEKELVLPSLTSENKSEVLKELVAPLGEKYPEMDTDQAVRVLLDREKLGTTGIGDGIAIPHGKLENLDKVILVVGRSSSGIEFEALDNKPCSIFFLVLAPEQVAGMHLRILAQVSRILKDEAFRSAFLQADTHDALWELLKDV; this is translated from the coding sequence ATGAAACTTGGAGATTATCTGGAGAAGGAACTTGTCCTTCCTTCCCTGACTTCTGAGAATAAATCAGAGGTTTTGAAAGAACTTGTTGCCCCTTTGGGCGAAAAATATCCTGAAATGGACACGGACCAGGCGGTCCGTGTCCTTCTTGATCGTGAGAAACTCGGAACGACCGGTATCGGGGACGGCATCGCCATTCCTCATGGCAAACTGGAAAATCTGGATAAGGTTATTCTGGTTGTCGGCCGCAGCTCTTCGGGTATTGAGTTCGAGGCGCTCGATAATAAACCTTGCTCAATTTTTTTCCTTGTTCTCGCTCCTGAGCAGGTCGCTGGAATGCATCTACGTATTTTAGCTCAGGTTTCCAGAATTTTGAAAGATGAAGCTTTTCGGTCAGCTTTTTTGCAGGCCGATACCCATGATGCGCTGTGGGAACTGTTAAAAGATGTTTAA
- the raiA gene encoding ribosome-associated translation inhibitor RaiA encodes MNISFTFKNFEPSDHLKGYAQKRFEKVAKFVSDSEADLQVNLLVDKFRHKADVILNADSIHISAYEDSEDMYSTIDMVLDKLEAQLRKMREKMKNRSRKARGNKVQMNFLSYEDLAGESGPTIVGTDSYEPKPMSVDEAALQLNSLENDFLVFLNSETEGVNVIYKRKNGDYGLIDPGY; translated from the coding sequence ATGAACATCAGCTTCACTTTCAAGAACTTTGAGCCGTCCGATCATCTCAAGGGGTACGCGCAGAAGCGTTTTGAAAAGGTAGCCAAGTTCGTTTCCGATTCCGAAGCCGATTTGCAGGTCAACCTGCTGGTCGACAAGTTTCGGCACAAAGCGGATGTCATCCTGAACGCGGACAGTATTCATATATCTGCCTATGAAGACTCCGAAGACATGTATTCCACCATTGACATGGTGCTCGATAAACTTGAGGCCCAGTTACGCAAGATGCGTGAAAAAATGAAGAATCGCAGTCGTAAGGCTCGTGGGAACAAGGTTCAGATGAACTTTCTTTCCTATGAAGATCTTGCGGGAGAATCCGGTCCGACCATTGTAGGGACTGATTCATATGAACCCAAGCCCATGTCCGTCGATGAAGCGGCATTGCAGCTTAACTCTCTGGAAAATGATTTCCTTGTGTTTCTCAATTCGGAAACCGAGGGTGTTAATGTAATTTACAAGCGGAAAAACGGCGATTACGGCCTTATTGACCCTGGATACTGA
- the rpoN gene encoding RNA polymerase factor sigma-54 — translation MGLELRQQLKLSQQLVMTPQLQQAIKLLQLSRLELLETVQQELMENPFLDESETETEIREKEELTESQAEEELVRTADWENYLGEFSSTSKQASARDSEVPEEGLSFEARLASKPSLEGHLNWQMRLSNFSEHDIAIGEIIIGNVDNNGYLQATSEEIIGMVQATEEEVESVIKRIQRLDPVGVAARTPQECLLVQLDVLEYDDPVLVSLVRDHLEDLEKNRYKPLARKFKISMEELKDYLDIMQTLDPMPGANFASNEPHYVSPDVFVYKYGDEFVIILNEDGLPRLQMNSYYMDTMKGAREKEKEYFQEKMRSAAWLMKSLYQRQRTLYKVVESIVRFQRSFFEEGVTKLKPLILKEVAEDIEMHESTVSRITTNKYVSTPHGIFELKFFFNSALDLNDGSQVGSESVKALIKQMIAGEDTKKPLSDEKIGEILKEKLDVNIARRTVAKYRSAMGIASSSKRKQYF, via the coding sequence ATGGGATTGGAACTCAGACAGCAACTTAAGCTCTCTCAGCAACTGGTTATGACGCCCCAGTTGCAGCAGGCCATCAAGCTGCTGCAACTTTCCCGGTTGGAGCTTCTTGAGACTGTTCAGCAGGAACTCATGGAAAATCCGTTTCTCGATGAGAGCGAAACGGAAACAGAAATCCGTGAAAAGGAAGAGTTGACCGAATCGCAGGCCGAGGAGGAGTTGGTTCGTACTGCCGATTGGGAAAACTATCTGGGTGAATTTTCCAGTACTTCCAAGCAGGCTTCGGCCCGTGATTCTGAAGTTCCGGAAGAAGGATTGTCTTTTGAAGCCCGCTTGGCTTCCAAGCCTTCTCTTGAAGGACATCTCAACTGGCAGATGCGCCTTTCCAATTTCTCCGAACATGATATCGCCATAGGCGAAATTATTATCGGCAATGTCGATAATAACGGTTATCTTCAGGCAACGAGTGAAGAAATCATTGGCATGGTGCAGGCAACCGAAGAAGAGGTCGAGTCTGTCATCAAGCGCATTCAACGTCTTGATCCGGTCGGCGTTGCTGCCCGTACGCCGCAAGAGTGCCTGCTCGTCCAACTGGACGTTCTCGAATATGATGATCCGGTTCTGGTTTCTCTTGTTCGTGATCATCTGGAGGACCTGGAGAAAAACCGATATAAGCCGTTGGCTCGCAAGTTCAAGATATCCATGGAAGAACTCAAGGATTATCTTGATATTATGCAGACGCTTGATCCCATGCCTGGTGCCAATTTCGCCAGCAACGAGCCTCATTACGTCAGCCCGGACGTTTTTGTTTACAAGTACGGTGACGAGTTCGTTATTATTTTGAATGAAGATGGATTGCCCCGTTTGCAGATGAACTCCTACTATATGGACACAATGAAAGGGGCCCGGGAAAAAGAGAAAGAATATTTTCAGGAAAAGATGCGTTCTGCCGCATGGTTGATGAAAAGCCTGTACCAGCGTCAGAGAACATTGTATAAGGTAGTTGAGAGTATTGTCCGTTTTCAACGAAGCTTTTTCGAAGAAGGCGTCACCAAACTCAAGCCTTTGATTCTCAAGGAGGTTGCCGAAGATATCGAAATGCATGAATCCACTGTGAGCCGTATTACGACAAACAAGTATGTCTCCACGCCGCACGGGATTTTCGAGTTGAAGTTTTTCTTCAACAGTGCGCTGGATCTGAATGACGGTTCTCAGGTTGGATCGGAAAGCGTCAAGGCGCTCATTAAACAGATGATCGCCGGGGAAGATACCAAGAAGCCGCTCAGCGACGAAAAGATAGGCGAAATCCTCAAGGAAAAACTTGATGTGAATATCGCTCGGCGCACAGTTGCCAAATATCGTTCAGCCATGGGCATTGCTTCATCTTCCAAGCGCAAGCAGTATTTTTAG
- the lptB gene encoding LPS export ABC transporter ATP-binding protein — protein sequence MSEGLVAANLSKRYGQKEVVHGINLELNPKEVVGLLGPNGAGKTTTFYMLVGIVKPNTGSVVLNGTSLTDKPLHERARMGVSYLPQESSIFKKLSVRQNLEIILEQTSMNSAAQKKRAEELMEMFTITKLADQAAMFLSGGERRRLEIARALIMDPQFILLDEPFAGIDPIAVIDIQEIISVLKSMGIGILISDHNVRETLNICDRAYLVYEGSVILEGTPEDIVQDSRARQIYLGEDFSL from the coding sequence ATGAGCGAAGGACTGGTTGCTGCAAATCTGTCCAAACGGTACGGCCAGAAAGAGGTCGTACATGGGATCAATCTTGAATTGAATCCCAAAGAGGTTGTTGGACTTCTCGGCCCTAACGGAGCAGGAAAAACCACCACTTTTTATATGCTTGTCGGCATAGTCAAGCCCAATACGGGGAGTGTTGTTCTCAACGGCACCTCATTGACTGACAAGCCTCTGCATGAACGTGCCCGTATGGGAGTCAGTTATCTGCCGCAGGAAAGCTCCATTTTCAAAAAACTGTCTGTTCGACAAAATCTTGAGATTATTCTCGAACAGACTTCCATGAACTCCGCAGCCCAGAAGAAAAGGGCTGAAGAGTTGATGGAAATGTTCACCATCACGAAACTTGCGGACCAGGCCGCAATGTTTCTGTCCGGCGGTGAAAGACGTCGGCTTGAGATCGCACGGGCCCTTATCATGGACCCGCAGTTCATATTGCTTGATGAGCCTTTTGCCGGCATTGACCCGATCGCGGTTATTGATATTCAGGAGATCATTTCCGTACTGAAGAGCATGGGGATCGGCATTCTCATATCCGACCACAATGTTCGGGAAACATTGAATATTTGCGACAGGGCATACCTTGTCTATGAAGGTTCTGTCATCTTGGAGGGCACCCCTGAGGATATCGTTCAGGACAGCCGTGCCCGTCAAATCTATCTTGGTGAAGATTTCAGCCTGTAA
- a CDS encoding LptA/OstA family protein — translation MDFIQDGWGAVFNLNETVRSEKRAIGYVNVKYVSTVEEVAKKKDTPSAPVKTKPAPATVKGEGEVKAPVAATPQPDPIRVGVDPSRMPVKISSDRMTYDETGKVVSFVGNVVAEHGELTLWSEKLSAFFASKSNKQFSADSVDRIVAEGNVRVKKGTTEGTCGKLTYLVGKQLLKMENNPLLQDGPNSLTGEVIKFHVRENRSEVVGGKGKRVKAVFMTPENMKRQ, via the coding sequence ATGGATTTCATTCAGGACGGATGGGGAGCTGTTTTCAATCTGAATGAAACTGTTCGTTCTGAAAAACGCGCTATCGGTTATGTCAACGTTAAATACGTGAGCACTGTTGAAGAGGTGGCAAAGAAAAAGGACACTCCTTCCGCACCAGTCAAGACCAAGCCTGCCCCGGCGACCGTTAAAGGCGAAGGAGAAGTGAAGGCTCCCGTGGCGGCAACTCCGCAACCGGATCCGATCAGGGTCGGCGTTGACCCAAGCAGAATGCCAGTCAAGATTTCATCGGATCGCATGACGTATGATGAAACCGGCAAGGTCGTCTCTTTTGTCGGAAACGTTGTGGCAGAACACGGTGAGTTGACGTTGTGGTCGGAAAAGCTTTCTGCCTTCTTTGCTTCAAAATCCAATAAGCAATTTTCTGCCGACAGTGTGGATAGAATCGTTGCCGAAGGAAATGTCCGCGTAAAGAAAGGTACGACAGAAGGCACATGCGGCAAACTAACGTATCTGGTCGGCAAACAGTTGCTGAAAATGGAAAATAATCCGCTCCTTCAGGATGGCCCGAACAGCTTGACGGGTGAGGTTATCAAATTTCATGTACGCGAGAACCGGAGTGAAGTTGTGGGTGGTAAGGGCAAACGGGTCAAGGCGGTATTCATGACCCCTGAAAACATGAAGAGGCAGTAA
- the lptC gene encoding LPS export ABC transporter periplasmic protein LptC → MPLIIIFVVGIALGIAVKAVFFSDSVIEPVADKTLSEKTRKQLLDEADVTAEDIELVQGKQGAMTWKLLATSAKYNQEKKLVGVERPQLTAFFGDDRQEVYVKAERGEVDQTNDNLTLYDNVTGRFGDLALDAQHLDYVGAISKVYLKGGVTVRRPDMTLTAVAVEIDLLSREMVAAGGVEALLAPQGLENNPLK, encoded by the coding sequence TTGCCTCTGATCATTATATTCGTCGTTGGAATCGCACTTGGCATCGCGGTCAAGGCGGTCTTTTTTTCCGACTCCGTCATTGAGCCTGTCGCTGATAAAACTCTTTCCGAAAAAACTCGTAAACAATTGCTCGATGAAGCTGATGTCACTGCCGAGGATATTGAACTCGTGCAGGGGAAGCAGGGGGCAATGACGTGGAAATTGCTGGCTACCTCAGCCAAGTATAATCAGGAAAAAAAGTTGGTTGGAGTTGAGCGTCCTCAGCTGACGGCCTTTTTTGGCGATGACCGCCAGGAAGTGTATGTCAAAGCCGAACGTGGAGAGGTCGATCAGACGAATGACAACCTTACCCTTTATGACAATGTGACCGGCCGATTTGGTGATCTGGCATTGGATGCACAGCATCTGGATTATGTCGGTGCGATCAGCAAGGTATACCTCAAAGGCGGAGTGACGGTGAGAAGGCCGGATATGACCCTGACTGCCGTTGCGGTTGAAATTGATCTGCTCAGCAGGGAAATGGTTGCAGCCGGTGGAGTTGAAGCCTTGCTGGCCCCTCAGGGGTTGGAAAACAACCCACTTAAATAA
- a CDS encoding HAD hydrolase family protein, whose translation MSDRALELAKNIKLLVLDVDGVLTDGGLYYGDNGLAMKRFNVQDGLGIKLAQAVGLEIGVISGLDQKPVANRVNELGIKHYYAGKHKKVPLLKEICEKVGVELSEAAFMGDDWIDIAPMRSAGMALAVPNGQPEVVEIADWVSTRSGGEGAVREAIGFILKARGLLDEAMKEWAG comes from the coding sequence ATGAGTGATCGCGCATTGGAGCTCGCGAAAAACATCAAGCTGCTTGTACTGGACGTAGACGGGGTTTTGACTGACGGTGGACTGTATTATGGCGACAATGGCCTTGCCATGAAGCGGTTCAATGTTCAGGACGGCTTGGGAATCAAGCTTGCACAGGCGGTCGGTCTGGAAATCGGTGTTATTTCAGGACTCGATCAAAAGCCTGTGGCCAACCGTGTCAACGAACTGGGCATCAAGCATTACTATGCGGGCAAGCACAAAAAAGTTCCTCTCTTGAAGGAAATATGCGAAAAAGTCGGCGTTGAGTTGTCTGAAGCAGCCTTCATGGGGGATGATTGGATTGATATTGCTCCCATGCGAAGTGCCGGAATGGCTTTGGCTGTACCTAATGGACAGCCGGAAGTTGTCGAAATCGCAGATTGGGTTTCTACCCGTTCCGGCGGCGAGGGAGCAGTGCGTGAAGCGATTGGGTTTATTCTCAAGGCTCGGGGCCTGCTGGATGAAGCCATGAAAGAATGGGCTGGATAA
- the kdsA gene encoding 3-deoxy-8-phosphooctulonate synthase, translating into MAASELYSSSRSGPFILAGPCVIESRDISLQTAGVLAEIAAELDIPLVFKSSFDKANRTSVTSFRGPGIDEGLEILAEVKKETGLPVVTDIHHPEQAAVVAEVADVLQIPAFLCRQTDLLVAAARTGRVINIKKGQFLAPWDMKNAVEKVRASGNDQVWLTERGSTYGYNNLVVDMRSIPEMKKFDVPVVFDATHSVQIPGGLGGASGGQREYVPVLAAAAVAAGASGVFMETHPDPDKALCDGPNSIPLDKVKALLKRLKAIWELGNE; encoded by the coding sequence TTGGCTGCAAGCGAACTTTACTCATCCAGCCGGTCCGGCCCATTCATTTTGGCCGGACCGTGCGTTATCGAGAGTCGGGATATATCACTGCAAACAGCCGGAGTTCTGGCTGAAATTGCCGCAGAGCTTGATATCCCCCTTGTCTTCAAAAGCTCATTCGACAAGGCGAACAGGACGTCAGTCACCAGTTTTCGCGGTCCCGGAATTGATGAGGGGCTCGAGATACTGGCCGAGGTGAAAAAGGAAACCGGTTTGCCGGTCGTCACTGACATTCATCATCCCGAACAGGCTGCTGTTGTGGCTGAAGTCGCTGACGTGCTGCAAATCCCGGCATTTCTTTGCCGTCAGACGGATTTGCTTGTCGCTGCTGCACGGACCGGCCGTGTCATCAATATCAAGAAGGGACAATTTCTGGCCCCTTGGGATATGAAAAATGCGGTTGAAAAGGTTCGTGCTTCCGGCAACGATCAGGTTTGGCTGACTGAGCGCGGCTCTACGTACGGCTACAACAATCTGGTTGTAGACATGCGATCCATCCCGGAAATGAAGAAATTCGATGTGCCCGTGGTCTTTGATGCCACGCATTCGGTTCAGATTCCCGGTGGACTCGGCGGCGCTTCCGGCGGCCAGCGTGAATACGTGCCCGTACTCGCCGCAGCTGCCGTCGCAGCCGGGGCCAGTGGTGTGTTCATGGAAACGCATCCCGATCCGGACAAGGCTCTGTGTGATGGTCCCAACAGCATCCCTCTTGATAAGGTAAAAGCGCTTTTGAAGCGTCTTAAGGCAATCTGGGAGCTTGGTAATGAGTGA